TATTTGAATTTACGAACGAAATTCAAAACATGGAAATAGCAAACGGTGACATTCTGGTTTCGTATGATGTGTCTTCCCTGTTCACAAACGTACCCTTGGATGAAACGATAGAGATACTCGCGAACAGAGCTTTCACCAACAATTGGTTTAACGTAACGTACGACTTGAATTTGACGAAAATGGACCTTGTTGACCTTCTCAGAGTAGCTACAAAAGAACAACTTTTCCAATTCAATGGAGCCTTGTATGAACAGACTGATGGTGTGGCCATGGGTTCTCCCCTTGGCCCCTTGCTCGCTTATGTTTTCATGACCTCAATCGAAGAAAACCTCGAACGACAAGGAAAACTCCCTTCGTTCTATCGAAGATATGTAGACGACACCCTGACCATCATGCCGAATATGGCGGCAGCATCTAGCTTTCTAGAcacattaaaccttgcacattcaTCCGTAAAATTCACCATGGAAACTGAAAGCAATGGTATGTTGCCATTTCTGGGAACTCAGTTACTGAATCGATCTCCCCGGATAGAGACAAAGGTCTACGTAAAACCCACGAATTCAGGTctccttctgcattttcagagcaatgttgacaatcggtacaagaatggcttgctgagaactatgctcgatcgagcacaccgtttatcttcttcttggtcacacttctcagacgaatgtgaccgtttgaagtcagttttctcacgcctaaagtacccgaaacaactcgtaaattccactatcaaacgctttgttgactcaaaggtctgcgaccaaccgcgacctttatcaacagcccaagagacggataacatggttcgagtagtcttgccatttaaagaccaaaactcatcagaatttgtaaaaaaaacaacttaaggatttgagcctgaaagtaaacaaaaccatccagcctgtatttaccagcagaaaaattgaacaggaactgaaagtgaaagaggcaaagccgccgatcataaatcagcagtgtgttgtatataaatttcaatgtgacctttgtgatgaaggttatgtaggctacacacgcggacatttacacaatcgtgtaaagggacataagcaacagtcctcggctattgccagacactataagaacgcacacgggtcgatccctcgggacctgcttaaacactttgaggtgctcaaaaaatgtaaaaacaaatttgattgcttagtgtatgaaatgttatttataagaacacttaagcctagcctcaatgtgcaatcggattccattcgtgctaaagtattcttatagccaatttcgcacgtgcttattatgttaattcttagcgtcaatcgtttttaatactgtaattttagcatcatagaacatttttaccttgataatggagtgatgtctactccgaaacgtcggtttaacttgttatctctaacttttatagttttatgttttaagaaatctcttttaatacgaTAACCTTGTATATCCTTGTATTATAATGTATATCcaagtatatccatgtacagccatgtatatgcatgtatatccatgtacacccgtgCATATCCATCAATATCCAtatacagccatgtatgtccaatgtatacctatgtatacccaaATATTATCGTGTATAttcatgtacagccatgtatatccatgtatacccgtgtatatccacatacaggcatgtatatccatgtacaaccatgtatatccatgtatgcccatgcatatccatgtatacccatgtatattcatgtattatcatgtatatccatgtacagccatgtatatccatgtatttcgATGTAAAGGCATGTatctccatgtatacctatgtatatcaatgcacagccatgtatatccatgtatgcctatgtgtatccctatatacccatgtatatccatgtacatccatgtatacccatgtatatcaatgtatattcatgtaataTCATATTTTTCTATGTATagacatgtatgtccatgtattcACATATCACAGCCATGAacatccatgtatacccatgtatatccatgtacacccatgtataaccatgtccATGTATTCACATATCAAAGCCATGAATATCCATGTAAACCCGTGTTTATCcatgtacatccatgtataaccatgtgcTTCtatatatatccatgtatacccatgtatatccatgtttccctatgtatacccatgtatatccatgtacacccatgtttatccatgtacacccatgtataaccatgtgcttccatgtatatccatgtatatccatgtttccctatgtatacccatgtatatctatgtatactcatgtatatccatgtatactaATGAATAatcatgtatacccttgtatatccgtgtatttccatgtatacccatatatatccaCTTATGGCcatttatatccatgtatatccatgtatggccatgtatttccatgtataccctcgTATAGCCATGTACGTCCATTTATacacatgtatatccatgtatatccacgTATAGCCATGTACAGCCATATATATCCAtttacagccatgtatatccatgtattatCATGTATATCTATGTACAGCCATGTAGATCCATGTaaacccatgtatgtccatgtatgtccatgtaaaGCCATGTATGTCCTATGTATATCAATGCACACCCATGTATCTATGTATACCTATTTACAGCCATGAATATCCATGtttatccatgtacagccaggTATATcaatgtatacctatgtatatccatgtatatccatgtatatccatgtacacccatgtataaccatgtccATGTAATCACATAtcacagccatgtatatccatgtatacccatgtttatccatgtacacccatgaAAAACCATGTGCttccatgtgtatccatgtatacccatatatatccatatacagccgtgtatatccatgtttccctatgtatacccatgtatatctatgtatactcatgtatatccatgtatactaATGAATAatcatgtatacccttgtatatcaGTGTATCTCCATGTATACCCACATATATCCACATATGCCaatttatatccatgtatatccttGTATGGCCATGTAtggccatgtatatccatgtataccctcgTATAGCCATGTACGTCCATGTGTacacatgtatatccatgtatatccacgtatagccatgtacagccatgtatatccatgtacagccatgtatatccatgtattatCTTGTATATctatgtacagccatgtatacccatgtatacccatgtatgtccatgtaaaGCCATGTATGTCCTATGTATATCAATGCACACCCATGCACACCTATGTATACCTAtttacagccatgtatatccatgtacagacAGGTATATCAATGTATACCTATTTATATCCATGTATcgtatgtatatccatgtatatccatgtatacccatgtatatccatgtatggccatgtatatccatgtatgcccacgTATAgtcatgtatgtccatgtattcatatatatatatatccatgtatacccatgtatacccatgtatatccatgtaaagccatgtatatccatgtacagccatgtatatccatgtatacccatgtctatccatgtacatccatgtataaccatgtacagctctgtatatccatgtacagccatttTTATCCGTgtacatccatgtatatccatgtacagccatgtacaCCCATATATgcctatgtatatccatgtataccgatgtatacccatgtatgtttTTTTCTGTCCATGTAGAGCCACGTATATCcttgtacagccatgtatttcTATGCATGCTTATGTAtaccatgtatattcatgtaaagCCTTAAGCCATTTATACCCATGGATACCCATTTATATTCATACACAGCCATGTGCGCTCatccctacgcaattgctaaaattgcgttcataactgcgaggatcatagtttcacttgatttcacatccgcagttcaccatatgattcatttcatttattatttcatAGTCAACAACTGTTTGCATACTGTATTACTGAAATAATTTGTGAGCTATTAGTCCGTTTGCTAGGACGAACACCAATGCGGTGGTAACACCAGCCAGCATGGCTTGCGCAGTTGTGAGAGCACTGTCTCTGTCTGTTTGTCTGTCCCCTCTTTTCATTAGACTGATAACATGATAGACGCATAATTCGCctagacggattatgcgtctatAGCATAGAAACGGCCAGTGAGCAAACATTCGGAAAGGAAATTAGAAGAGTTACAAACACAGATGAAGTCTAAATTAAGAAATTTCTGCAGGCGGAACAATTCACATCAACTAGATCTCTCGTGGTCATATAAGACACATCTTATAAGTATGAGAATCTGCCGTTTCGGTGTTTCGTGGTTTATTTAAGTCCGGAAAATCTTGATCTCTGCTGCTGGTAGTGCGATCGTCGTTCCTGGCCAGTTTTGACCAGTAAGACAATATGTACAACTTCAGAAAACCCATTACGGCACGATAAAGGCttatgttatcatttttattatttaacatCACTAGAGCAATATTGTCACTCAAGTGCGAAATGCGCACGCCCATCAGGTACTCCACTTACGTAACCTTGGGTTAAGAAGTAATGCTCTCGAAATGTCGGTGTTTCAAATCATTCGACTTTTATCAATTCACTTTAtaatcaaaaataagacgcaaAAAGCGGTGGCAAACACTATATACaagcgcattgtttgaaattatttacttaacgtttcgtatgctttgACATACACCCTCACTTGATAAAACCAACTTCTCAAAACAAGAATCTTGTAAGGTAGTGATGTGAGTAATGCTTAGAGTATCACAGCTCAGGTTATACTTTGGTCACAGGAAAATAGGATGCACCTTAACCCAAACAAATGTAAGGAACTTAGGATTTCGTTTGCTAGTAACCCCAAAGAGTTTCATGCAGTTGTCGTTGAGGTAAAGGAGCTAGAAGTTGTAAGTAGTAATTAGCTGTTTGGGCTTCCTGTAACTGACAACCTAAGATGGAATTCTCACGTAAATGATCTTATTAAGAAAGCTGTACTTCTTAGTACAGCCGAAACGGACACAATTGTCGCCAGTATATttagctctttttttttttttacaacgtATGTACGCTCTACGATTAGCTATGCAATACCAGTATTCTATAATGCCCTGCCGCAGTATCTAATTAATGAGCTTGTGAGTATCAAAAAGAGGGCGATATCGAGTATTATATTGCCAGAGTCGAGCTACAGTATTACTTGAAATTTTTTGGGGACCATTGCCAACTTTGCAACACATTTTCAATCACCATAATTTCCGACAAAAACCATAACCTCttcaaaactaatcctaacccgACCCTAATTTTCTCTAGGCTtcatttaggctccaaaaaaagtttttccaattcatctgagtgcgtattcaatctaggtaaaatgaggatcgcgaatttaattaatttaatttaggtaAAAACAGATTCAACCTAAGAatggattttaccggcaacatatatacatgtatatacatggtTATGCGGATATACATGTTCAcagatagataaatagatagatagatagatagatagatagacagataattttaaaatatcaatgACGTTAAAATACATTGCATGGAACAATGGCTTAACTTAATCAGTTGTTGCTGATGCAAACGTAAaagattttctttgctttttgaaagcatCTACAGAGGGCAATTGCTTTAAGTGGTATGGTAGCGCATTCCATATGGTCGCCCCTGTAAACATGAAATTAGTTTTAAAACAGTGATGTTCTGGCAGCTGGGATCTCGACATTATATTTCGCGTTTCGTAACTTATACATTTTACGCCCCAGCTGCTCAGTAAACATATTAATCATATATTAAGGAGCAGTGCCATGAATAACTTTGTACATCATACTGGCTTTTTGCTGCTTACGCATTTCGGTCAATGGCGACCAACCCAACGCTTCAAGAGTTTGAGCTGACCGCACCGTGTATGGGAGACCGGTCACAACGCGGGCAGCTCGATTTTGTTACCTCTGAAGCTTCTTAGTTTAAATTTAAGTTTAATAATACTTTGTCATGCtaatacaagtaaaaaataaacaaaaattacaaaagatcCAAAAAGTGCATGACTGGAGAATAATTGGGGGAAACTAAATTCCAATACAAAGAATATTCTTTATTATAATTCCTTATTAGAAAGGATTTGGGAAATGCTGCCCCAGACGAGTGAACAATAATTAAAGTAAGGTTCTATGATTGATCTGTAGACGGTAATTCTATTATCGAGAGTAAGAGTGGGTGCTATTTTCATCGATATGCACTCCTAAACATTTAGTTTGTTGAACTCTCTTTAAAGAATATCCATCCACTGAGAGATCGACATTACCATCCAAAGTTGCCAAACTCCGTCTAGATCCAATAATCATAAATTCTGACTTCAGTACATTTAATGACGGTTTATTCACAACAAGCCAGGTTGACACATGCTTCAGATCACTGCTCATCAACTCTTTCATCTGAGGAAGTTCAGAGCTGGAGACCGTTAAGtttgtgtcatctgcataaAGTCTGGCCTTGCAAAAACGAAGACAGTTCGGCAAAACATTtatatacattaaaaataaaaggggTCCTAATATTGAGCCTTGTGGTACGCCACACGAAATATCTAGGAGCTTAGAAGCTGTTCCATTCACACTACACTGTTGCTTGCGATTTGACAAATACGAATGGAAAATGGCAACTGCTGAGTGATCAAAGCCAAAGTATTCTAATTTCTTTATCAAGATCTCATGGTTAAGTGTATCaaatatagatagatagatagatagatagatagatagatagatagatagatagatagatagatagataggatAGGAAAACGTTAGTTAAACACGAAGAAACCTAAGTTTAAGAATCAATGACGTTAACatactttttacaaaaattgcttaatttaatcagtttttGCCGATGCAAACGTGAAAgattttatttgctttcttaAACCATTTATAGAGGGCAATTGATTTAGCTGGTCTGGCAACGCATTCCAAATGGTCGCCCCCTGTATAAAGGAAATTATGGTTATATGCAGGGTAATACACGTCTATACATAGATGTACATGGGTGTACATgcatatatatgatatatatgataaCAAAAGGCTATACATAGATATATATGGTTATAAATAGATATACCAGGACAACATGAAAATGCATGGTTTTAAATGGAAATATATGgacatatatttatatatacacagctatacatggataaacatggttgtacatggttatacatgaatACATATCCATGtaatacatggctatacatggatacacacgGTTGTACACGGCTATACACGGCTGtaaatggatatacatgggtaaacatggatatgcatgggtatacatggatatacatgggtatgcatggacatacatgggtatgcatggatatacatgggtatacatggcgatacatggctgtacatggatacatggatatacatggctgtacatgggtatacatggatatacatggcaaaacatggatatacaagggtatacatggacatacatgggtatgcatggatatacatgagtatacatgaaAATACGTGGCTGTACAAgaatatacatggatatacaaggcTCTACATCgatgtacatggaaatacatggttatacatggatatacatgggtgtacatggaaATACGTGGCTGAACAAGGATATAGATGGGTTTACATGgatatagatgggtatacatggatatacatgatactacatgggtatacatgtatatacatgggtatacatggatatacatgggcatacattgCGGTAcgtggatatacatggctgtacaagggtatacatatgtatacatgtgtatacatggatatacgtGGGTATAaatgaatatacatgggtacacatgggcatacatgggtatacattgatatagatgggtatacatggaactgcatggctgtacatggatatacatggctctACAGGGATATAAATGGCTATACATGGAAAcacatagatagatagatagatagatagatagatagatagatagatagatagatagatagatagatagaaaactttatttcatcacggtagttttgctcaaaaatttacaattcttgctcttcaCAAAAGCCGTGCAACTaagtaagaaaaggtaaaatacatttatacaTCTAAAATACGACCAATGTTtaatttgtacaataataaagtGGCTAGTTTAGATATCAATACTGAGGTCGAGAGATTTCAGTTTGTTCCTAAACGtttcaaaggagagctcagatttcatattattagggAGTGCATTCCAGATCTTAGCCCCCGTAAACGCGAAACTCTTCCTGTAATAGTCCGTTCTGGCCCTTGGTATGGCAATATCATCAAATGATGTTCTGAAGTTGTATACTGAGGCACCCGGTCTCgctgaaaaaatatcttttaaatagCGCGGTGTCATTCCGTTGACAATTTTGAACATCATAAgggctttttgtttatttcttctctccttaAGATTAGACCAGCcaagtttatttaatatttcgttTGTTGGAGTCAAATAATCTGCACCGGTAATCACCCGTGCCGCtcgattttgcagtttttggagtTTATCAGCCAGGTTGTCACCAATGCCATTCCAAACAAtactacaataatcaaagtaagGTTCAACTATAGAT
The sequence above is a segment of the Montipora foliosa isolate CH-2021 chromosome 2, ASM3666993v2, whole genome shotgun sequence genome. Coding sequences within it:
- the LOC137990679 gene encoding uncharacterized protein, which codes for MDKSEYLRLLSEASINNASKFRPVPLERPPSRGRPPTYYHPLLKKEKDLDSTVRRILPKPIAETVCPTGSRLAHLYGLPKTHKENLAMRPILSAKQTYNYALAKWLDTKLKPLSLNRYTISDIFEFTNEIQNMEIANGDILVSYDVSSLFTNVPLDETIEILANRAFTNNWFNVTYDLNLTKMDLVDLLRVATKEQLFQFNGALYEQTDGVAMGSPLGPLLAYVFMTSIEENLERQGKLPSFYRRYVDDTLTIMPNMAAASSFLDTLNLAHSSVKFTMETESNGMLPFLGTQLLNRSPRIETKVYVKPTNSGLLLHFQSNVDNRYKNGLLRTMLDRAHRLSSSWSHFSDECDRLKSVFSRLKYPKQLVNSTIKRFVDSKVCDQPRPLSTAQETDNMVRVVLPFKDQNSSEFVKKTT